In Saccharicrinis fermentans DSM 9555 = JCM 21142, a genomic segment contains:
- a CDS encoding carbamoyltransferase C-terminal domain-containing protein, giving the protein MDASKPTLSIYAIQDRLNADTPYFVHDHSFTFMYQGRVVKHLTLERKSREKHDNKLYQSIYQVLKEEKLLVDDFDIVFPDNVVGRCMISSCGRIRFEAPLNHTLFPYPELGRCWWLDHQRSAYAINHELAHVGSCLPFYGSFKENSLCIHFDGGGSLSNFSAWYFNKGKLTNIDFHWRFKYLSSFFNANALVFGIVGARFEDQNSVPGKMMGLASYGSYSEEMEQWLKENNYFYDCWGKKHVFFQKAYAKFKIKLHQLDTRDVFLQDILATLQHIFMRDFMGELLRLKERTKADNLYYAGGSALNIVANKAIVDAGLFDEVFIPPCTEDSGLSLGGAAFVEWKKHGKVDVHSPYLNHSKTAKCVDVDTCVIEEVARYISEGKVLGVCNGDGEIGPRALCNRSIVAKADNKVLADKVSMYHKGREWYRPVAPVMLEKNAKFYTGLSHVHHLADYMLLDFPIKDERKNEIEGVVHVDGTARIQVLRSASQNPFMYALLTLLDQKYGIKALINTSFNKRGMPIVHTTEDAVDAARNMKLDGLVTNGTFMLL; this is encoded by the coding sequence ATGGACGCCTCCAAACCCACTTTATCGATTTATGCCATACAGGATCGCTTAAATGCTGATACCCCATACTTTGTACATGACCATTCTTTTACTTTCATGTATCAAGGTAGGGTAGTTAAGCATCTTACTTTAGAGAGGAAAAGTCGTGAAAAGCATGATAATAAACTCTATCAGTCGATTTATCAGGTATTAAAGGAGGAGAAGTTGCTGGTTGACGATTTTGACATCGTGTTTCCTGATAATGTGGTGGGACGTTGCATGATTTCTTCTTGTGGTAGAATTCGTTTTGAAGCTCCTCTAAATCATACGCTCTTTCCGTATCCTGAGCTGGGTAGATGTTGGTGGTTAGATCATCAACGAAGTGCCTATGCTATTAATCATGAACTGGCACACGTTGGTAGTTGTTTGCCTTTTTACGGCAGTTTTAAAGAGAATAGTCTGTGTATTCATTTTGATGGGGGTGGTAGTCTTTCCAATTTCTCGGCCTGGTATTTTAATAAAGGGAAGTTAACAAATATTGATTTTCATTGGCGCTTTAAATATTTATCTTCCTTTTTTAATGCCAATGCTTTGGTATTTGGTATTGTGGGGGCACGATTTGAAGATCAGAATTCAGTTCCTGGTAAAATGATGGGACTGGCTTCCTATGGTTCTTACTCCGAAGAGATGGAGCAATGGCTCAAAGAGAATAACTATTTCTACGATTGTTGGGGTAAGAAACATGTGTTTTTTCAGAAAGCATATGCGAAATTTAAGATTAAACTTCATCAGTTGGATACCCGGGATGTGTTTTTGCAAGATATATTGGCCACACTACAGCATATTTTTATGCGTGATTTCATGGGGGAATTGCTACGCTTGAAAGAAAGAACTAAAGCCGATAACCTGTATTATGCAGGAGGATCTGCACTTAATATAGTGGCGAATAAAGCCATTGTGGATGCGGGTTTGTTTGATGAGGTGTTTATCCCTCCCTGCACCGAAGATAGCGGACTTTCATTGGGAGGGGCTGCTTTTGTGGAATGGAAAAAACATGGAAAGGTAGATGTTCATTCGCCGTATTTAAATCATAGTAAAACTGCCAAATGTGTAGATGTTGATACCTGCGTTATAGAAGAGGTTGCGCGATATATATCAGAGGGTAAGGTGCTAGGTGTTTGTAATGGCGATGGTGAAATTGGCCCTCGTGCTTTGTGTAATAGGAGCATAGTGGCTAAAGCCGATAATAAAGTTCTGGCCGATAAAGTAAGTATGTATCATAAAGGCCGAGAGTGGTATAGACCTGTGGCTCCTGTTATGCTGGAAAAGAATGCCAAGTTTTATACGGGACTTTCTCATGTACATCATCTTGCAGATTATATGTTACTGGATTTTCCTATTAAAGATGAGCGTAAAAATGAAATTGAAGGAGTGGTTCATGTGGACGGTACGGCACGTATTCAGGTGCTTCGTAGTGCATCCCAAAACCCTTTTATGTATGCGCTTTTAACCCTATTAGACCAAAAATATGGCATAAAAGCCTTGATCAATACCTCGTTTAATAAAAGAGGGATGCCTATTGTGCACACAACCGAAGATGCTGTTGATGCGGCAAGGAATATGAAGCTGGATGGTTTGGTAACAAACGGAACGTTTATGTTGCTTTAG
- the purD gene encoding phosphoribosylamine--glycine ligase — protein MKILLLGSGGREHALAWKLKQSPKLTELIIAPGNAGTADLGTNVELDPNDFKAVKELAVRKQIDMLIVGPEEPLVRGIKDFFLNDPELIHIPVIGPGKRGARLEGSKEFSKDFMFRYGIPTAKYKSVTLDNLDEGMAFLAEMKAPYVLKADGLAAGKGVLIIDDLEQAKADLKTMLDGQFGEASKKVVIEEFLDGIELSVFVLTDGSAYVVLPEAKDYKRIGEGDTGLNTGGMGAVSPVSFADDKFMNKVHRKIIQPTVAGLYGDQIPYKGFIFIGLIKVGDEPYVIEYNVRMGDPETEVVMPRIKSDLLELLEATAAKELKKHTIEIEDNTVTTVMMVSGGYPEAYEKGKEMTGLDKVKDGMAFHAGTKLQDGKVITNGGRVIAMSAIGKDMKEALAKSYKNAELVQFENKYFRKDIGFDL, from the coding sequence ATGAAGATACTATTACTAGGTTCCGGAGGTAGAGAACATGCCTTGGCTTGGAAATTAAAGCAAAGTCCAAAATTAACAGAATTAATTATTGCGCCGGGTAATGCAGGGACCGCCGACCTAGGAACCAATGTAGAGCTCGATCCAAATGATTTTAAGGCCGTTAAAGAACTAGCTGTTCGCAAGCAAATTGACATGTTGATTGTTGGTCCGGAAGAACCTCTTGTGCGTGGCATTAAAGATTTCTTTTTAAATGATCCGGAGTTGATCCATATTCCTGTTATTGGTCCGGGAAAAAGAGGAGCTCGTCTGGAAGGAAGTAAGGAATTCTCTAAAGATTTTATGTTTCGCTATGGTATTCCTACAGCCAAATATAAGTCTGTAACATTGGATAACCTGGATGAAGGTATGGCTTTTTTAGCAGAGATGAAGGCGCCTTATGTTCTTAAGGCTGACGGATTGGCTGCCGGCAAAGGAGTGTTGATCATTGATGACCTGGAACAAGCCAAAGCGGATTTAAAAACCATGTTAGATGGCCAGTTTGGTGAGGCGAGTAAGAAAGTAGTCATTGAAGAATTTCTTGATGGAATAGAGCTTTCGGTATTTGTGCTGACTGATGGCTCTGCTTATGTTGTGCTACCCGAGGCCAAAGATTATAAAAGGATTGGGGAAGGAGATACCGGTTTAAATACAGGCGGTATGGGCGCTGTGAGTCCTGTCTCGTTTGCTGATGATAAGTTTATGAATAAGGTACATCGAAAAATAATTCAACCTACGGTGGCCGGTCTATATGGAGACCAAATACCTTATAAGGGATTTATATTCATTGGTTTAATTAAGGTCGGCGATGAGCCGTATGTAATTGAATACAATGTACGAATGGGTGATCCTGAAACAGAAGTGGTGATGCCTCGTATTAAAAGTGATTTGTTAGAACTTTTGGAAGCCACTGCAGCAAAGGAGTTAAAGAAACATACCATTGAAATTGAAGATAATACCGTTACTACAGTAATGATGGTGTCAGGTGGTTATCCTGAGGCCTATGAAAAAGGTAAGGAGATGACCGGTTTGGATAAAGTAAAGGATGGAATGGCTTTTCATGCTGGTACCAAACTTCAGGATGGTAAAGTGATCACCAATGGAGGTCGGGTGATAGCTATGAGCGCCATCGGTAAAGACATGAAGGAAGCTCTGGCTAAATCATATAAGAATGCGGAGCTTGTGCAGTTTGAGAATAAATATTTTCGTAAGGATATTGGATTTGATCTATAA
- a CDS encoding polysaccharide deacetylase family protein has translation MVRPPFSAKVLLPGATWRQDSCSKDVFVTFDDGPIPEITPWVLDEADKWHAKLTFFCVGENVYKNADLFQEIIDRGHCVGNHTYNHMRAWKEDKKTYFDNIDKASHLIKSRLFRPPHGELYPWYIKQMKRKFEKVVMWDVLCKDYDGHLSPSQVYDNVKNNIRPGSIIVFHDSLKAEKNMKYAFPKTLELIAQKGLTTRVIK, from the coding sequence ATGGTACGTCCCCCTTTTTCAGCAAAAGTTTTGTTACCTGGTGCCACATGGCGCCAGGACAGCTGCAGTAAGGATGTTTTTGTGACATTCGACGATGGGCCTATACCTGAAATTACACCTTGGGTATTGGACGAAGCTGATAAGTGGCATGCGAAATTAACTTTCTTTTGTGTAGGCGAAAATGTATATAAAAATGCAGACCTCTTTCAGGAGATAATTGATAGAGGACATTGCGTGGGTAACCACACTTACAATCATATGAGAGCATGGAAAGAAGATAAGAAAACCTATTTTGATAATATTGATAAAGCTTCTCATCTTATTAAATCCAGACTCTTTCGACCTCCTCACGGAGAATTGTATCCATGGTACATTAAACAGATGAAACGAAAGTTTGAGAAGGTGGTGATGTGGGATGTGTTGTGTAAGGATTATGACGGTCACTTGTCGCCATCACAAGTATACGATAATGTAAAAAATAATATTCGTCCGGGTTCAATCATCGTATTTCATGATTCGTTAAAAGCCGAAAAAAATATGAAATATGCTTTTCCTAAAACCTTGGAACTAATAGCGCAAAAAGGATTAACAACACGAGTAATAAAATAA